The genomic stretch GGGCGGGCAGCCACCGCCGCCCCCCGCGTCGCGGCGAGGGTCGGTACTCGGGGCCTTCGCCGATCGCATCAAAGCCTGGATGGAAGAGGATGATTATCACGCCACGTGGATGCACCAGCGGCTCAAGGTGTTGGGGTTCGCAGGCGGCGTGCGCGCGGTGCAGCGGTTCGTGCGTGGTGTGAGGGATCGTCTCGTGCGCAAGGCCTTCCTGCGATTCGAGACCGAGCCCGGGCAGCAGGCCCAGGTGGACTTCGCCGAGCTGGCGGTGGTCGACGAAGCGGGAGAGACCGTCGCGAAGTACCACATGTTCCTGATGGTGCTGGGTTTCAGCCGGAAGCGCTATGCCGAGCTGCTGCTGCGCCCGGACCTGACGAATTTCATGGAGGCGCACCAGCGGGCGTTCCGGTTCTTCGGCGGGGTGCCCGCCGAGATCCTCTACGACTGCATGAAAACGGTGGTGATCCGCCGGCGCGGCAAGGAGCCGCAGTGGAACGAGGGCTTCCTTTCGTTCGCGGAGCACACCGGCTTTGCCCCGCGGCTGTGTCCTCCGTACGCCTCCTGGGTCAAGGGGAAGGTGGAGCGCCCGATCCGGTTCATCCGCGAGGGATTCTGGCGCGGATATCGCTGCGCAAGCCTGCCCTCGGGCAACCGGGATCTGCTCGCCTGGCTTTTGGAGCAGGAGTCGCGCAT from Candidatus Deferrimicrobiaceae bacterium encodes the following:
- the istA gene encoding IS21 family transposase, with product GGQPPPPPASRRGSVLGAFADRIKAWMEEDDYHATWMHQRLKVLGFAGGVRAVQRFVRGVRDRLVRKAFLRFETEPGQQAQVDFAELAVVDEAGETVAKYHMFLMVLGFSRKRYAELLLRPDLTNFMEAHQRAFRFFGGVPAEILYDCMKTVVIRRRGKEPQWNEGFLSFAEHTGFAPRLCPPYASWVKGKVERPIRFIREGFWRGYRCASLPSGNRDLLAWLLEQESRIHGTTCQSIAERFEAERLHLGPLPRTDFDTSARHFRSVGKDCIARFDRNRYMVPHRAVCKEVLVRVKDGLLRVFDGAELLVAYQIPEGHGHLVADPSLVRALREDPEQNRMKYRRPPEGRKGKARTLGPVATPWAVTVQYRPITEYLAAAGVGHE